A stretch of Mesoplodon densirostris isolate mMesDen1 chromosome 7, mMesDen1 primary haplotype, whole genome shotgun sequence DNA encodes these proteins:
- the LOC132493261 gene encoding WD repeat-containing protein 20-like isoform X2, translating to MATEGGGKEMNEIKTQFTTREGLYKLLPHSEYSRPNRVPFNSQGSNPVRVSFVNLNEQSGNGDRLCFNVGRELYFYIYKGVRKAADLSKPIDKRIYKGTQPTCHDFNHLTATAESVSLLVGFSAGQVQLIDPIKKETSKLFNEENSCQHLWKVDWNEERENEGSKTSEEALVTVQRLIDKSQVTCVKWVPGSESLFLVAHSSGNMYLYNVEHACGTTAPHYQLLKQRESFAVHTCKSKSTRNPLLKWTVGEGALNAFAFSPDGKFLACVSQDGFLRVFNFDSVELHGTMKSYFGGLLCVCWSPDVKYVVTGGEDDLVTVWSFGDGRVIARGHGHKSWVSVVAFDPYTTSVEESDPMELSGSDEDFQDLLHFGRDRANSTQSRLSKRNSTESRPVSVTYRFGSVGQDTQLCLWDLTEDILFPHQPLSRARTHTNVMNATSPPAGSTGNSITTPSNPAPPPLPRSNSLPHSAVSGTGSKGSVADGAIASGVSKFATLSLHDRKDRHHEKDHKRNHSMGHISSKSSDKLNLVTKTKTDPAKTLGTPLCPRMEDVPLLEPLICKKIAHERLTVLIFLEDCIVTACQEGFICTWGRPGKVVSFNP from the exons ATGGCgacggagggaggagggaaggagatgaaCGAGATTAAGACCCAATTTACCACCCGGGAAGGTCTGTACAAGCTGCTGCCGCACTCGGAGTACAGCCGGCCCAACCGGGTGCCCTTCAACTCGCAAGGATCCAACCCTGTCCGCGTCTCCTTCGTAAACCTCAACGAACAGTCTGGCAACGGCGACCGCCTCTGCTTCAATGTGGGCCGGGAGCTCTACTTCTATATCTACAAGGGGGTCCGCAAGGCTGCTGACTTGAGTAAACCAATAGATAAAAGGATATACAAAGGAACACAGCCTACTTGTCATGACTTCAACCACCTAACAGCCACAGCAGAAAGTGTCTCTCTCCTAGTGGGCTTTTCCGCAGGCCAAGTCCAGCTTATAGACCCAATCAAAAAAGAAACTAGCAAACTATTTAATGAGGAAAACTCTTGTCAGCACTTGTGGAAGGTGGATTGgaatgaagaaagagagaatgaaggtAGCAAGACCAGTGAGGAGGCTCTAGTAACTGTCCAG AGACTAATAGACAAGTCACAAGTAACCTGTGTCAAATGGGTTCCTGGTTCGGAAAGCCTTTTCCTAGTAGCCCATTCAAGTGGGAACATGTACTTGTATAATGTGGAGCACGCTTGTGGCACCACAGCCCCCCACTACCAGCTTCTGAAGCAGAGAGAGAGCTTTGCCGTGCACACTTGCAAGAGCAAATCCACGAGGAACCCTCTCCTCAAGTGGACGGTGGGTGAGGGGGCCCTCAACGCGTTTGCTTTCTCCCCAGATGGCAAGTTCTTGGCGTGCGTGAGCCAGGACGGCTTCCTGCGGGTGTTCAACTTTGACTCGGTGGAGCTGCACGGCACCATGAAAAGCTACTTTGGAGGCTTGCTGTGCGTGTGCTGGAGCCCGGACGTTAAGTACGTCGTGACGGGCGGGGAGGACGACCTCGTGACCGTCTGGTCCTTCGGAGACGGCCGCGTGATCGCGCGGGGCCACGGGCACAAGTCCTGGGTCAGCGTGGTGGCGTTTGACCCCTACACCACCAGTGTGGAAGAGAGCGACCCTATGGAGCTCAGTGGCAGTGACGAGGACTTCCAGGACCTTCTGCACTTCGGGCGAGACCGAGCAAACAGCACCCAGTCCCGGCTGTCCAAGCGGAACTCGACCGAGAGCCGCCCCGTCAGTGTCACGTACCGGTTTGGCTCCGTGGGCCAGGACACGCAGCTCTGCTTATGGGACCTCACGGAAGACATCCTTTTCCCCCACCAGCCCCTCTCCAGAGCAAGGACGCACACGAACGTCATGAACGCCACGAGTCCTCCTGCCGGAAGCACTGGCAACAGCATCACGACCCCCAGCAACCCGGCGCCCCCTCCCCTGCCGCGGTCCAACAGCCTCCCGCATTCCGCCGTCTCCGGCACCGGCAGCAAGGGCAGCGTCGCGGACGGTGCCATCGCTTCCGGGGTCAGCAAGTTCGCAACGCTCTCGCTACACGACCGGAAGGACAGGCACCATGAGAAAGATCACAAACGAAACCACAGCATGGGACACATCTCTAGCAAGAGCAGCGACAAACTGAACCTCGTTACTAAAACCAAAACGGACCCAGCTAAAACCTTGGGCACGCCCCTGTGTCCTCGGATGGAAGACGTCCCCTTGTTAGAGCCGCTCATCTGTAAAAAGATAGCACATGAGAGGCTGACtgtattaatttttcttgaaGACTGTATAGTCACTGCTTGTCAGGAGGGATTTATTTGCACGTGGGGAAGGCCTGGTAAAGTGGTCAGTTTTAACCCTTAA
- the LOC132493261 gene encoding WD repeat-containing protein 20-like isoform X1, giving the protein MATEGGGKEMNEIKTQFTTREGLYKLLPHSEYSRPNRVPFNSQGSNPVRVSFVNLNEQSGNGDRLCFNVGRELYFYIYKGVRKAADLSKPIDKRIYKGTQPTCHDFNHLTATAESVSLLVGFSAGQVQLIDPIKKETSKLFNEENSCQHLWKVDWNEERENEGSKTSEEALVTVQMASSWRA; this is encoded by the exons ATGGCgacggagggaggagggaaggagatgaaCGAGATTAAGACCCAATTTACCACCCGGGAAGGTCTGTACAAGCTGCTGCCGCACTCGGAGTACAGCCGGCCCAACCGGGTGCCCTTCAACTCGCAAGGATCCAACCCTGTCCGCGTCTCCTTCGTAAACCTCAACGAACAGTCTGGCAACGGCGACCGCCTCTGCTTCAATGTGGGCCGGGAGCTCTACTTCTATATCTACAAGGGGGTCCGCAAGGCTGCTGACTTGAGTAAACCAATAGATAAAAGGATATACAAAGGAACACAGCCTACTTGTCATGACTTCAACCACCTAACAGCCACAGCAGAAAGTGTCTCTCTCCTAGTGGGCTTTTCCGCAGGCCAAGTCCAGCTTATAGACCCAATCAAAAAAGAAACTAGCAAACTATTTAATGAGGAAAACTCTTGTCAGCACTTGTGGAAGGTGGATTGgaatgaagaaagagagaatgaaggtAGCAAGACCAGTGAGGAGGCTCTAGTAACTGTCCAG ATGGCAAGTTCTTGGCGTGCGTGA